The Kitasatospora albolonga nucleotide sequence CGACCGTCCACCAACAGATCACCGCCGGGGCCCTCTCCACGGCCGTCGACCGGATCGCGATCCGCCAGTCCGACACCGATGTGGTCCGGCACGACACGGGCGCCTTCGCCTCGGCCGGAACGGTGGTGGCGGGCAAGGCGGTGATGAAGGCCGCCGATGAACTCGCCGTACAGATACTGGACTTCGCGGCGCACCATCTGGGGGCGGCGGTGGGCGACTGCCGGCTGACGGCGGAGGCGGTGGAGTGCGCCGGACGGGAGGTCAGCCTCAAGGAGCTGTTCCAGGCGGCCCGTTCGGCCGGGCGGGAGCTTCTCGCGGACGGTCACTGGGGCGGATCGCCGCGCTCGGTGGCGTTCAACGCGCAGTGGTTCCGGCTCGCGGTGGACCCGGGCACGGGGGAGATCCGCATCCTGCGCAGCGTGCACGCCGCCGACGCGGGCAAGGTGATGAACCCGATGCAGTGCCGGGGCCAGGTCGAGGGCGGGGTGGCGCAGGCGCTGGGCGCCACGCTCTTCGAGAACGTACGGCTCGACGGGCGCGGCGAGGTGACCACGGCCGCGTTCCGCCGCTACCGGCTGCCGCAGTTCGCCGATGTGCCGCGCACCGAGGTGCACTTCATGGAGACCTCGGACGCGATCGGCCCGCTGGGCGCCAAGTCGATGAGCGAGAGCCCGTTCAACCCGGTCGCCCCGGCCTTCGCCAACGCGCTGCGCGACGCCACCGGGATCAGGTTCACCGAACTCCCGCTGACACGCGACCGGGTGTGGCTGGCGCTGCACGAGGCCGGGAGGGGGTGAGGGCCGCTTCCGGCGGCGCGTCGGCGGAGGGGCCGGGAGGCGGCGGGCCGACCGGAACGCGGGCCCCCGGGAGGTCCGGCGTCGCGAAGCGCGGCGGAAGATCGGGGGTGAGCAGTGATCGCGTCTGGGTCATGGGTCCCACCTGCCGTGCGACGGGAGTCCGGACGGGCTCTCACCAGTGATTCGGAGCCGCCCGGCGGGAGGATTGGCCGCGGCCCGGGGGCCGTGGGCCGTGCGGCTCTTCCGAGGCGGTGGGGGAGGGGGGCGTGGCGAGCCCCCGCACGTTTAGCTTAGGCTTGCCTAACTCTCACTGCTCGTCCAACCATGAGGAACACCCATGCTCGGCTTCACCCGCGTGCGTCGCCACACCCTCGCCGCTTCGGCCACCGCCGTCGCCCTCGCCGTCGTCCTGACCGGCTGCTCCTCGGACGGCGACAGCGGCAAAGACGCGGACGCGGCGAAGGACACGGGCAAGAGTGCCGGCGCCTTCCCCGTCTCGATCAAGAGCTCGCTCGGCACCGCGAAGATCGAGGAGCAGCCGAAGCGCATCGTGACCCTCGGCCAGGGTTCCGCCGAGACCGCGATAGCCCTCGGCCAGACCCCCGTCGGCATCGAGAGCTACCCGTGGGGCAGCGACAAGTCCGGCTACCTTCCGTGGATCAACGAAGCCGTGAAGAAGTCCGGCGACAAGCTCCCCAAGCAGTTCACGGGCGGCGAGGAGATCGACTTCGAGGCCATCACCGAGCTGGAGCCGGACGTCATCCTGGCCCCCTGGTCGGGCATCACGCAGAAGCAGTACGACGTCCTCAAGGACATCGCCCCCACGGTCGCCTACCCGGACCAGGCGTGGAGCACCGACTGGGACCAGCAGATCGACATCATCGGCAAGGCGCTCGGCCGCACCAAGGACACCGACGCCCTCAAGACGAAGATCGAGAAGCAGCTCTCCGACGCCGCGGCCACCCGGCCGAACTACAAGGACGTCACCTTCTCCTACATCTACAACTCGGGCCCCGGCACCCTCGGCGTCTTCAAGCCCGAGGAGCAGCGCGTCAAGATGGTCTCCTCGCTCGGCCTGAAGGTCGACCCGGTCGTCAACGGCTTCAAGGAGACCCCCGGCACCGACTCCGCCCTCATCGGCCTGGAGAACGCCGAGAAGCTCAAGGACAGCGATGTGATCTTCACGTTCTACACGGACGCGAAGAACCGCAAGGAGATCGAGGGCCAGAAGCTGTACGGCGCGATCCCCGCGATCAAGAAGGGCGCCGTCGTCGCGAGCAACGACAACTCCTTCGTCACCGCCTCCTCGATCATCAACCCGCTGACCGTGCCGTGGACGATCGAGCGCTACCTGCCGATCATCGACGAGGCCGTCAAGACGGCCGGCAAGTAACCCCGGCCGGGTATCCGGACCGCCGAGGTCACCAGGCACACTTCACTCCCATGGCAACCACCACGGCCGCACCGCCGAGCGGCGCCGGAACCTCCCGTTCCGGTGCCGCTCGGCCGGCGTTCCTCCTGCTCATGACGGTCGCGGCGGTCGCCGCACTGGCGGTCGCGCTCTGCGCGAGCGTCATGTTCGGCAGCCGCTCCACCTCGTTCGGCGATGTCCTCGGCGTGCTCGGCCTCTTCGGCGGAACCGCCGACGACAACGTCACCACCATCATCGAGAGCCGCTACCCCCGTACCGCCCTCGGTGTCCTCGCCGGACTCTGCCTCGCCGTCGCGGGCACCCTCATGCAGGGCGTCTCCCGCAACCCGCTGGCCGAACCGGGCCTCCTCGGCATCAACGCGGGCGCCTCCGCGAGCATCGTCGCCGCGACCGCCTGGCTCGGCGCCTCCGGGGCCACCGACACCATGTGGTGGGCGCTGCCCGGCGCACTGATCGCCGGAGTGCTCGTCCATGTCATCGGCTCCGCCGGTACGGGGACGAGCGTGGTGCGCCTGGTGCTCGCCGGGGCCGTGCTCACCGCCGTCCTGATGGCGTTCATCCAGGCGGTGACCCTCAGCAAGCCGCAGGTGTTCGACAGCTACCGCTACTGGGTCGTGGGGGCGCTCGGCGGCCGGGACTTCGACGTGTTCTGGTCCGTGCTGCCCTTCGCCGCCGTGGGCTTCCTCCTCGCCCTGGCCCTCGGCCCCGGCCTCAACGCCCTGGCCCTCGGGGACGCGACCGCCGTCGCCCTCGGCTCCAACCCGGCCCGCACCCGGGGCGGCGGGCTGCTCGCCGCCACCCTGCTCAGCGCCGCCGCGACCGCCGCCGTCGGCCCGATCGCCTTCGTCGGCCTCGCCGTGCCGCACGTCGTACGGGCCCTGGTCGGCGTCGACTTCCGGGTCCAGCTCCTCTTCTCCGCGCTGCTCGGCCCGACCCTGCTGCTCCTCGCGGACGTGATCGGCCGGACCGTCATGCGCCCCACCGAGCTGATGGTCGGCGTCGTCACCGCGTTCATCGGCGCACCCGCGCTGCTCATCGCCGTACGCAGGATGCGGGGCACGACATGACCGTCACCACCGAACCCCTCCGCAAGCCCGTCAAGGCGCCCCGCGGCTATCTGGTCGTCGGCCGCGCGGTGGCCGTGCCGATGCGCCGCGCCTCCGTGTTCGCGTTCGCCGGGCTCCTGGTCCTCCTGCTGGCCGCCGCCGTCGCCACGCTCACCTGGGGGCGCCTCGGTCTCGACCTCGCTGACCTGCCCGCCGCCCTCCTCGGGGACGCCCAGGGCAAGGACCGCTTCGTCTTCAACCGGCTGCGCGGCCCCCGGCTCACCGTCGCCATCGGGGTCGGCGCCGCGCTCGGCCTCTCCGGCGCGCTGTTCCAGTCCGTCACCCGCAACCCGCTCGGCAGCCCCGACGTCATCGGGCTCTCCGCCGGAGCCGGTGCGGGCGCCGCGATCTGCGCGCTGATGTTCCCCGGCACGGTCCCGGTCGCCGTCGGCGCGCTCATCGGCGCGGTCGCCGCGATGGCCCTCGTGTACGTCTCCACGGGCACCGGCTTCCGCAACCCCGTCCGGCTCGTCATCGCCGGTATCGGGGTCGCCGCGATGAGCGCCGCCGTCACCCAGTACGTCGTCTACGCCCTGGAGCGCGACAAGGCATCCGTGCTCACCGCCTACGTCAACGGCAGCCTCACCGCCCGCTCCTGGGCCGACGCCACCACCATCTGGCTGGTCCTGCTCGCCGTCGCCCCGCTGACCGCGCTGATCTCCCGGCGGCTCGACATCGGCGAGATGGGCGACGACATCTCCGAAGGGCTCGGCGCCGAACCGAAGAAGGCCAAGACCCTCGCCGTGGTCCTCGCCATCGCCCTCTCGGCCGCCGCCGTCAGCGTCTCGGGACCCATCGCCTTCATCGCCCTGACCGCCCCCCAGATCGCCAGGCGCCTCACCCGGGGGTCGGGCCCCCACCTGCTGCTCTCCGCCCTCACGGGCGCTCTGCTGCTGGTCGCCGCCGACCTCTGCGCCCAGCAGCTGCCGCTCTTCGAGGACCTGCCGGTGGGCATCTACACCATGGCGATCGGCGGTGCGTACCTCGGCTATCTGCTGATACGGGAGTGGCGCAAGGGAGTGCTCTAGAGGCTCGCGGCCTTCAACTCCCCGAACAGCTGCCGCAAGGTCTCCTCGCTCGGGAGGTGGTCCGGCGCCTCCTGCTTTGTCAGCCGGGCCGCCGGGAGGAGCGCGGCGGTCGCCTCCGCCGCCGGGAACGGAACCTCCCCGTCCCCCGGTGCGTGCCACAGCCGTACGGGCTGCGCCACCTCGCCCGGGACGAACCCCCACGGGCGGGTCTGGAGCCGCACCTCCCGGGCGGGCCCCCGCCAGCCGTGCGCGGCCAGGCCCGGCAGCGAGGCGAGTACCCAGGGCGACCCGGCGAACACCTCCGCCATCCGCTCGGCCGCCCCCGCGAACCGGGCGACCACCTCGGCCTCGGGCGCCTCGCGGTAGAACGTCCAGACGGGCTCGGCCTCTTCGGGGTAGCGGTGGCGGACCGCGTCGTCGGGGACGTACGGCAGCCCGCTGAGCACCCACACCCGCCGCACCCGCTCCGGCAGACCGGCCGCCAGGGCGTACGCGTACGGCGCCCCCGCCGAGAGGCCCAGCACATCGAACGCGTCCACCCCGCACGCCTCCAGCACCGGCAGCAGATGCCCGGTCCAGTCGCCCACGGCCGACATCGGGGCCGGGTCGGACGCGCCGTACCCGGGGCGCTCCACCGCGATCAGCCGGACGCCCGCGTCCCGGGCCAGGGTGTCCCAGACAGCGGGCAGCCCCGCGTCCCCGAGCAGCCCGTGGTGCATCACCACCGGCCGGCCGTGCGGATCGCCGTACTCCGCGAGACCGCGGGCCAGGGAGTCGAAGGTCAGGACCGTACGGTTCACACGTTCTCCTCAGGGGGGTGCGCGGCGCCTACAAGGGGCTGCGCGGTGACTTCAGGGGTGCGCGGGGTCTACAGGGGGGTGCGCGGGGTCTCAGGGGTGATCCGGGTGGCCAGGCCGTCCAGGAAGATGGCGAGCTTGTCGTCGAACCAGCCGCGCCCGTGCCAGGTCTCCTCGGCGGCGAACTCGGCCTCGAACGGGCGGGCCCCGGGCGGCGCCGCCGCCCAGGCGTCCCGGTACTGCTCCCGGGCCGTGCGCGGGGTGCCCGCCGCGTCCGGCACCGTACGGTCCAGGCCCCGCATCGCCACCGCCGAGGAGAGCACCAGGTCCCCGACGAAGTCCACGGCGACCGCCGCGTCCCGGGTGGAGAGCCCCGCCCGGACGAGCGCCACGCCGTACCCGCCCAGCCGGTCGACCATCACGGGCGGCGCGGCCGGGGTGGTGAGCAGCACCTCCGCCAGCCCGGGGAACGCGTCGCAGGCCGCCCACACCGCGTCGGCGAACGCGGTGAGCAGCTCGCGCCAGGGCAGGTCCGCCGGGGGCCAGCCGGTGCGCGCCGCGGCCCGCTCGATCGCGGCGCGCACCAGATCGTCCCGGCTGTCGACATAGCGGTACAGCGTCGAGTGGCTGACCCCCAGCCGGGCCGCGACCCCCGGCATGCTGAACACCGCCAGGCCCTCGGCGAGCGCCGCCTCGGCGACCGCGTCCCGGGTCAGCGAAGGGGCCCGCCCGGGACGCCTGCCGGGCCTGCCGGGGGTCTGTTTCATGAGGTGCCGCTGCCGTTTCCACCGGCGGTGGTCGCGATTCGCCAGCCCAGCGCGCGGCGGCGCTCGTTCCAGAACCGGGCGTACCGCCCGTCGAGGGCCATCAGCTCCTGATGGGTCCCCCGCTCCGCCACCCGTCCTTCGTCCAGGACGACGATCTGATCCGCACCGGTCACGGTGGACAGCCTATGGGCGACGACCAGCAGCGTGCTCGTCGCCCTCAGCGCGTCCATCGACCGCTGGACGTACGCCTCGTTCTCCGGGTCCAGCGCGGCCGTCGCCTCGTCGAGCAGCACGATCGGCGCGCCCTTCAGCAGCGCCCGCGCGATGGAGACGCGCTGCCGCTCCCCGCCCGAGAGCGAGGTCCCCGCCTCCCCGACCCGGGTCTCCCAGCCGTCGGGCAGCCGTTCCACGATCTCGTCCACCCCGGCGAGCCGGGCGGCCTCCAGCACCTCCTGCTCGTCCGCGTCCGGGCGGCCCACCCGGATGTTGCCGATCAGGGTGTCGTCGAACAGGTAGACGTCCTGGAAGACCAGGGAGAGCTGCTCCATCAGCGCGGCCGTGGACTGGTCGCGCACGTCCACCCCGCCGACCCGTACCGTCCCCGCGTCCACGTCGAAGAACCGGGCGATGAGCCGGGTCAGCGTGGTCTTGCCCGAACCGGACGCCCCGACCAGGGCCGTCACCGTACGCGGGGCGACCGTGAACGAGACACCGTCCAGGACCACGTCACCGGACTCCCCGCGGCCCGGGTAGCCGAAGCGCACCCCGTCCACCTCCACCGCGCCCGGGACCGTCACCGGCGCCGAACGCTCCGGCTCCGGCAGCGGCGGCTCCTCCAGCACCGCCCGCACCCGGCCCATGTCGTTGCGGGTCGTCCGCACCACCGCCGCGAGCTCCCCGACCTCCGCCAGCGGTCCGGCGAAACGGGCCACCAGGGCCAGCAACGCCACCAGTTCGACCGGGTCCACCGCACCGCGCAGCGCCAGCGACGCACCCACACCGATCAGCGCCGAGAAGCACATCTGCACCGCGAAGCCGCCGAGCAGCATCCCCGGCACCGACATCCACACCTGCTTCCGGGACGCCGCCCGCTGCCTCTCCAGCGCGGCCTCCAGCGGCGCGTAGCCGTCCGTGGTCCGGCCGAAGGCGCGCAGCACCGGCTGGTTGCGGGCGAACTCCAGCACCCGGCCGGAGGCTTCCACCCCGGCCGCGTCGTCGATCTCGTCCATCCGGTTCAGCAGCCGTACGGAGAGCCGGGCGGCGAACAGGATCAGCGGCGAGCACACCAGGGCCGCGAGCCCCAGGCGCCAGTCCAGGAAGAGCATCACCACGACCACCGCGGCCGGGGTCACCACCCCGGTCACCAGCGGTTGCAGCAGATGGGCGCAGCTCCCGGCGATCGACAGCACCGACTTGGTGCCCATCCGGGTCAGCCGCCCCACCGTCGTCCCGTCGAACCACCCCACCGGCAGGGACGCCACATGGTCGCCCAGCCGGTGGTGGAGCGTGGTGAGGATGACGAGCGCCACCCGGAAGCCCAGCATCGCCTGCACGTAGTGCAGGCCCAGCGTGACGAGGACCGCCCCCGCCAGCCACGCGGTCCAGCGGGCCGCGCCCCCGGTGTCACCGGTCAGGAGGTCGCCGAGGACCGGCACCAGGAGGGCGACGGAGAGCCCCTGCGCCACCGCGTAGGCGAAGAGGGCGGCGAGATAGCGGAAGAGGACGGCGCGGTGGGCGCTCCCCAGGACCGCGGTGAGGTCGCGGATCATACGACTGCCCTTTCGTGCGTGGCCCACATCCGGGCGTAGAGGCCGTCCTCGGCGAGGAGTTCGGGGTGGCGGCCGAGTCCGACGAGCCGGCCCTCGCGCAGGACGGCGATCAGGTCGGCCTCGACGATCGTGGGGAGCCGGTGCGCGATCACCAGGACGGTCCGGCCCCGGACCAGCCGGGCGATGGCGTCCTGGATGGCGGCCTCCGACTCGGGGTCCGCGAAGGCGGTCGCCTCGTCCAGGACGAGGACCGGGGCGTCGGCGAGCAGGGCACGCGCGATGGAGATCCGCTGCGCCTCACCGCCGGAGAGGACGGCCTCCTCACCGACGACGGAGTCGTAACCGCGGGGCAGTGCCTCGATCCGCCGGTCGATCTGCGCGGCGCGGGCGGCCTCGCGCACCTCCTCCTCGCTCGCGTCCGGCCGGGCGAGGCGGATGTTGTCGCGGACGCTGGTGCGCAGCAGCTGGACGTCCTGGAGGACGAAGCCGATGTGCCGGTAGAGCCGTTCGGACGGGATCTCGCGCACATCGGCGCCGCCGATCGTGATCCGCCCGCCGGTCACATCGTGGAACCGGGTCACCAGGGAGGCCAGCGTCGACTTCCCGGAGCCGGAGGGCCCGACCAGCGCGGTGACGGTCCCGGGGGTGAGGCGCAGGTTCACCCCCTTGAGGACGTCGGCGGTCCCGTCGTAGCTGAACGACACGCCCTCCAGCACCACTTCGTGCCCCTCGGGCTCCCGGGGGCGGACCGGCTCGGGCAGCACGGGCGTCTCCAGGACGGCGGCGATCCGCCGTGCCGCCGCCGTGGCCTCGCGCCGGGCCTGCGCGCCGAAGCCGAGGGTGACGAGGACGCTGGGGATGACGAGCGCGACCATGGAGGCGGTGAGCACGTCGACGGGGGAGACCCAGCCCGCGTGCACGAACCACACCCCGCCCGCCAGGTTCACCAGCAGCACCACCGGCGGCGAGACCGCCATCGAGGAGTACGCCTCCAGCTTCAGCATCGGCCGCACCCATCCGCTGTAGTGCTCGCCGAACCGCGTCGCCGCCTCCCGGTACCCCGCGTGCGCCTCGCCCGCCCGGCCGAAGGTCTTCACGACCCCGATACCGGCGACGAACTCGACGATGGCCTTGTTGATCGCGGCGATCCCCGCGTTGAGCCGGCCCATCTGCGGCGCGAAGTCCTTCATCATGTACGCGTACGCCCCCGCGTAGACCGGCAGCGTGGCCAGGGCCAGCAGGGCGAGCCGCCAGTCGAGCCAGAAGAGGTAGCCGAGCCCCACGACGGGCACGGTGAGCGCCGCCGTGGTCTCCACCGCGCTGTGGGCGACCAGGTAGTGCAGGTCGTGCACGTCGTTCTGGGCCGCCTTGCGGACGGTGGCCGAGGAGTTGGCGGTGAACCAGCCGAGCGGGGCGCGCCCCAGCCGCTCCACGATCCGGCGGCGCAGGGACGCCTGGAGCGCCACGTCCGCGAAGTGGGTCAGCGCGAGCGCCACCCCGCCGAACAGGGCCCGTACGGAGAGCCCGAACACCGCGATCAGCACGGCCGCGCGCACCGCGTCGGCGTCGGTGGGGCCGGGGGCGAGCAGCGCCTTGGCCAGCTCCGCGATGGCGATGTACGGGACGACGGTGGCCGCCGCACCGATGATCTGGAGCCCCATGGCGAGGCGGGTGCGCGCCCGGACCGGCGCGAGCATGGCGGCGAGCGCGGCCCGCCCCCGCGCCTGTTCCTCCTTCTCCCGCTTCCTGTCCGGTTCCGGCTCCTGCTTCCTGTCCGGCTCCGGCTGTCCCTTTTCGCCGTCAGGTCCCGGTGCCGGTCCCGGTTCCCGCTGCGGACCGTCGTCGTGTTCCATGCGCACGCGCCTCCTCCGGGCATGCTTCCGCACAGCCCCGTTACAGACAGGCTGTCTTAATTAGGTGAGCCTAACCTTAATTATCTGTGTGTGGGCAGAGCTTTCTCCCGTTCAAAGGAAGGGAGTTCGGCCGCGGAGCGTGGAAGAGGGGACCGGAACGCGGTGCCGGAGACGGTGACGACTGGTCACGTACAGGTTCGTGGACCATACTGCCCGCCGTGGAGCAGAGCATAGATTCGAACAAGAAGCCCGAGTTCGCCGCAGGCATCGACCCGGCGTTCATCCCCCTTCCCGGCCTGACGGCAGCCGCCGGGCCCCGGAAGGCCGAACCGGAAGCGGAGGCCGGACCGGAGACGGACCCGGAGCTCGACGAAGCTCCCGAAGCGTCCGAGAAGGCAGACGCGGCGGCTCCCGGTGCCGACGCCGATGCCGACGCGGAAGCGGAAGCAGGCACCGAAGCGGAAGCGGAGGAGAAGGAAGCCGGGGAGGGGCCGGTCTTCGAGGTCAGCGACCGTCGCGGCTCGATCCGGGTCGCCGCCGAGGGCATCACGTTCCGGCTGGACGACCAGGAGGCCGAGTTCGGCTGGGACGAGATCGGGGCGGTGGAGATCACCCCGGCCCGCTTCGGCCGCCGGTTGACCGTGACCGTGCACCTGCCCGGCCCGCGCTGGTTCAACGCCGAGGTCGAGGCGGAGAGCCGGGCCCGGCTCAAGGAGTGGCCGGCCGAGCTGGACGCCGTCCTGGACGCCTACTTCGAGGAGTCCTGAGCGCCCGTCCCCGGCTCCCGGCACCGCCTCACTCGCGGCGCCGGGAGCCGTCGCGGCCCCGGACGCGCATCACCACGTAACAGATCAGCGCCAGCGCGGCGAGGCCCAGCACGACCTTCGACATGATGCCGATGTACGTCCCGACGACGTCCCAGCGGTCGCCGAGCCAGTAACCCGCCAGTACCAGCACGGTGTTCCACACCAGGCTGCCCACCGTCGTCAGCCCGACGAACAGCGGCAGCGGCATGCGCTCCACACCCGCGGGCACCGAGATCAGGCTCCGGAAGACCGGCACCATCCGGCCCAGGAGCACCGCCTTGGTGCCGTGGCGGGCGAACCACTCCTCCGTACGCACCAGGTCGGAGGGCTTGACCAGCGGCAGCCTGGCCCACAGGGCGTGCATCCGCTCCCGGCCGAACACGGCCCCGAGCCCGTACAGCGCGACCGCCCCCACGACCGAGCCCAGCGTCGTCCAGAACAGGGCGGAGGCCAGGCTGAGCACGCCCTGCGCCGCGGCGAACCCGGTCAGCGGCAGGATGATCTCGCTCGGCAGCGGCGGGAACAGGTTCTCCAGGGCGATGGCCAGGCCCGCGCCGGGCCCGCCGAACGTCTCGACCAGGTCGGTGGCCCAGCCCGCGATGCCGCCCTGCGGTTCCTCGGCGGCGGCTGTCAGTGCGAGCTGC carries:
- a CDS encoding iron ABC transporter substrate-binding protein, with protein sequence MLGFTRVRRHTLAASATAVALAVVLTGCSSDGDSGKDADAAKDTGKSAGAFPVSIKSSLGTAKIEEQPKRIVTLGQGSAETAIALGQTPVGIESYPWGSDKSGYLPWINEAVKKSGDKLPKQFTGGEEIDFEAITELEPDVILAPWSGITQKQYDVLKDIAPTVAYPDQAWSTDWDQQIDIIGKALGRTKDTDALKTKIEKQLSDAAATRPNYKDVTFSYIYNSGPGTLGVFKPEEQRVKMVSSLGLKVDPVVNGFKETPGTDSALIGLENAEKLKDSDVIFTFYTDAKNRKEIEGQKLYGAIPAIKKGAVVASNDNSFVTASSIINPLTVPWTIERYLPIIDEAVKTAGK
- a CDS encoding iron ABC transporter permease, coding for MATTTAAPPSGAGTSRSGAARPAFLLLMTVAAVAALAVALCASVMFGSRSTSFGDVLGVLGLFGGTADDNVTTIIESRYPRTALGVLAGLCLAVAGTLMQGVSRNPLAEPGLLGINAGASASIVAATAWLGASGATDTMWWALPGALIAGVLVHVIGSAGTGTSVVRLVLAGAVLTAVLMAFIQAVTLSKPQVFDSYRYWVVGALGGRDFDVFWSVLPFAAVGFLLALALGPGLNALALGDATAVALGSNPARTRGGGLLAATLLSAAATAAVGPIAFVGLAVPHVVRALVGVDFRVQLLFSALLGPTLLLLADVIGRTVMRPTELMVGVVTAFIGAPALLIAVRRMRGTT
- a CDS encoding ferrichrome ABC transporter permease, which codes for MTVTTEPLRKPVKAPRGYLVVGRAVAVPMRRASVFAFAGLLVLLLAAAVATLTWGRLGLDLADLPAALLGDAQGKDRFVFNRLRGPRLTVAIGVGAALGLSGALFQSVTRNPLGSPDVIGLSAGAGAGAAICALMFPGTVPVAVGALIGAVAAMALVYVSTGTGFRNPVRLVIAGIGVAAMSAAVTQYVVYALERDKASVLTAYVNGSLTARSWADATTIWLVLLAVAPLTALISRRLDIGEMGDDISEGLGAEPKKAKTLAVVLAIALSAAAVSVSGPIAFIALTAPQIARRLTRGSGPHLLLSALTGALLLVAADLCAQQLPLFEDLPVGIYTMAIGGAYLGYLLIREWRKGVL
- a CDS encoding alpha/beta hydrolase — encoded protein: MNRTVLTFDSLARGLAEYGDPHGRPVVMHHGLLGDAGLPAVWDTLARDAGVRLIAVERPGYGASDPAPMSAVGDWTGHLLPVLEACGVDAFDVLGLSAGAPYAYALAAGLPERVRRVWVLSGLPYVPDDAVRHRYPEEAEPVWTFYREAPEAEVVARFAGAAERMAEVFAGSPWVLASLPGLAAHGWRGPAREVRLQTRPWGFVPGEVAQPVRLWHAPGDGEVPFPAAEATAALLPAARLTKQEAPDHLPSEETLRQLFGELKAASL
- a CDS encoding TetR family transcriptional regulator, which codes for MKQTPGRPGRRPGRAPSLTRDAVAEAALAEGLAVFSMPGVAARLGVSHSTLYRYVDSRDDLVRAAIERAAARTGWPPADLPWRELLTAFADAVWAACDAFPGLAEVLLTTPAAPPVMVDRLGGYGVALVRAGLSTRDAAVAVDFVGDLVLSSAVAMRGLDRTVPDAAGTPRTAREQYRDAWAAAPPGARPFEAEFAAEETWHGRGWFDDKLAIFLDGLATRITPETPRTPL
- a CDS encoding ABC transporter; protein product: MIRDLTAVLGSAHRAVLFRYLAALFAYAVAQGLSVALLVPVLGDLLTGDTGGAARWTAWLAGAVLVTLGLHYVQAMLGFRVALVILTTLHHRLGDHVASLPVGWFDGTTVGRLTRMGTKSVLSIAGSCAHLLQPLVTGVVTPAAVVVVMLFLDWRLGLAALVCSPLILFAARLSVRLLNRMDEIDDAAGVEASGRVLEFARNQPVLRAFGRTTDGYAPLEAALERQRAASRKQVWMSVPGMLLGGFAVQMCFSALIGVGASLALRGAVDPVELVALLALVARFAGPLAEVGELAAVVRTTRNDMGRVRAVLEEPPLPEPERSAPVTVPGAVEVDGVRFGYPGRGESGDVVLDGVSFTVAPRTVTALVGASGSGKTTLTRLIARFFDVDAGTVRVGGVDVRDQSTAALMEQLSLVFQDVYLFDDTLIGNIRVGRPDADEQEVLEAARLAGVDEIVERLPDGWETRVGEAGTSLSGGERQRVSIARALLKGAPIVLLDEATAALDPENEAYVQRSMDALRATSTLLVVAHRLSTVTGADQIVVLDEGRVAERGTHQELMALDGRYARFWNERRRALGWRIATTAGGNGSGTS
- a CDS encoding ABC transporter, which codes for MEHDDGPQREPGPAPGPDGEKGQPEPDRKQEPEPDRKREKEEQARGRAALAAMLAPVRARTRLAMGLQIIGAAATVVPYIAIAELAKALLAPGPTDADAVRAAVLIAVFGLSVRALFGGVALALTHFADVALQASLRRRIVERLGRAPLGWFTANSSATVRKAAQNDVHDLHYLVAHSAVETTAALTVPVVGLGYLFWLDWRLALLALATLPVYAGAYAYMMKDFAPQMGRLNAGIAAINKAIVEFVAGIGVVKTFGRAGEAHAGYREAATRFGEHYSGWVRPMLKLEAYSSMAVSPPVVLLVNLAGGVWFVHAGWVSPVDVLTASMVALVIPSVLVTLGFGAQARREATAAARRIAAVLETPVLPEPVRPREPEGHEVVLEGVSFSYDGTADVLKGVNLRLTPGTVTALVGPSGSGKSTLASLVTRFHDVTGGRITIGGADVREIPSERLYRHIGFVLQDVQLLRTSVRDNIRLARPDASEEEVREAARAAQIDRRIEALPRGYDSVVGEEAVLSGGEAQRISIARALLADAPVLVLDEATAFADPESEAAIQDAIARLVRGRTVLVIAHRLPTIVEADLIAVLREGRLVGLGRHPELLAEDGLYARMWATHERAVV